The proteins below are encoded in one region of Gammaproteobacteria bacterium:
- the tolC gene encoding Outer membrane protein TolC, with protein MILALFAVVLSALPAVSRAEDLMTVYRLALEHDPQLAAAAAMRNSTQEVVLQARSGFLPTISANADLNFNRQKTSYANAAALGQGGASSGQTKNFSDHGAALNITQPIYHRETALVLEKSNFQVSQVEAEYGAAHQALMLRVAERYFDVLAALDALETVRAEKRAVGRQLEQSKQRFAVGLIAITDVHEAQASYDLTVAQELAAENQVANVKEALREITGNYPGDLASLSEKTPLVPPDPADPDRWAEIAVKRNPTLEAARFQVEGAKKYIEVQRSGHYPRLDAVGGVKIQNISGGSVAGTTDTDSAVIGLQLSMPLYQGGLINSRVRQSESDYARTLDLLEQSQRATILSARKSYLGVVTEISRVKALKQAVVSNQSALQATEAGYNVGTRTIVDVLNTQRLLFAAERDYSRARYEYVLDTLRLNHAAGQLDEADLQSVNAWLTDKDSRKSPHG; from the coding sequence GTGATTCTTGCTCTGTTCGCTGTTGTGCTTTCGGCTCTGCCCGCTGTTTCTAGGGCTGAGGATTTGATGACAGTCTATCGCCTCGCATTGGAGCATGATCCGCAGTTAGCAGCGGCTGCTGCCATGCGGAATTCCACTCAAGAGGTAGTGCTTCAGGCCAGGTCGGGATTTTTACCGACGATTAGTGCCAACGCGGATCTGAATTTCAATCGTCAAAAAACCAGTTACGCAAATGCGGCGGCCCTAGGCCAAGGCGGAGCCAGCTCGGGTCAAACGAAAAATTTTTCCGATCATGGTGCTGCGCTCAACATTACTCAACCGATCTACCATCGAGAAACAGCGCTGGTACTGGAGAAATCGAACTTTCAAGTAAGCCAGGTGGAGGCTGAATATGGCGCTGCCCATCAAGCGTTGATGTTACGGGTAGCGGAGCGTTATTTCGATGTTCTCGCTGCCCTTGACGCGCTGGAAACCGTGCGCGCTGAAAAACGTGCGGTCGGACGCCAGCTTGAACAAAGTAAGCAGCGATTCGCGGTGGGTCTCATCGCAATTACCGATGTCCACGAGGCCCAGGCGAGTTATGACCTTACGGTTGCTCAGGAACTCGCCGCCGAGAATCAAGTCGCCAATGTTAAAGAAGCACTACGTGAAATCACGGGAAACTATCCTGGCGATCTTGCTTCCTTGAGCGAAAAAACGCCGCTGGTTCCTCCTGATCCTGCCGATCCCGATCGTTGGGCTGAGATCGCCGTCAAACGCAATCCGACCTTGGAAGCTGCTCGTTTTCAAGTGGAAGGCGCAAAAAAATATATTGAGGTGCAACGTTCTGGTCACTATCCGCGCCTTGACGCAGTAGGTGGCGTCAAGATTCAAAATATTAGTGGGGGTAGTGTTGCGGGCACCACCGATACCGATAGCGCCGTTATTGGATTGCAGCTTTCGATGCCTCTTTACCAGGGCGGACTAATTAATTCTCGGGTACGTCAATCAGAATCAGACTATGCCCGCACGCTGGATCTGCTAGAGCAAAGCCAACGGGCCACGATACTTTCCGCCAGAAAATCTTATCTCGGAGTAGTGACGGAGATTTCACGGGTTAAGGCACTAAAGCAGGCGGTTGTTTCCAACCAGAGCGCCCTCCAGGCCACAGAAGCGGGTTACAACGTGGGGACGCGCACCATCGTTGATGTACTCAATACCCAACGTCTTCTCTTTGCAGCGGAGCGTGATTACTCGCGGGCACGTTATGAATATGTCCTGGATACTTTGCGTCTCAACCATGCGGCGGGACAACTTGATGAGGCTGATTTACAGAGTGTGAATGCATGGCTTACTGATAAAGACAGCCGTAAATCACCCCACGGTTAA
- a CDS encoding protein-L-isoaspartate(D-aspartate) O-methyltransferase, whose protein sequence is MPNINLDHARFNMVKQQIQPWDVLDSQVLDVLGNIPREKFVPPIYRNFAFAAIEIPIGHGQATMFPVVEGRMLQTLALRPTDIVLEVGTGSGFVTALLASLAKHVYSVDIYDDFVTSAYERLTSLGITNVTLEQGDAAAGWDRHAPYDVIVLTGSMPELPDTFSRSLRPGGRMFAVVGVPPVMKACLVTRIGEDAYAREDIFETILTPLVNATGQRRFLF, encoded by the coding sequence TCCTTGACTCCCAGGTGTTGGATGTACTAGGAAACATTCCTAGGGAAAAGTTTGTACCACCAATTTACCGTAACTTCGCTTTTGCCGCCATTGAGATTCCTATTGGTCATGGTCAGGCAACCATGTTTCCCGTCGTCGAGGGACGCATGCTTCAGACTTTGGCGTTGCGTCCTACAGATATAGTCTTGGAAGTGGGTACTGGCAGCGGTTTTGTCACTGCGCTATTGGCTAGCCTTGCCAAACATGTTTATAGCGTCGATATTTATGACGATTTTGTGACTAGCGCATACGAACGCCTGACTTCTCTAGGAATCACTAATGTGACTCTGGAGCAAGGGGACGCCGCTGCAGGCTGGGATCGTCATGCGCCTTATGATGTGATTGTCCTTACCGGCTCCATGCCTGAACTACCTGACACGTTCTCACGCAGCCTGCGTCCCGGGGGACGAATGTTTGCCGTGGTTGGTGTGCCTCCGGTAATGAAAGCATGTTTGGTGACGCGAATTGGGGAAGACGCCTATGCCAGGGAAGACATTTTTGAAACCATTCTTACTCCGTTGGTGAACGCGACCGGCCAGCGGCGTTTCTTATTTTAA
- a CDS encoding Rhodanese-related sulfurtransferase, with protein sequence MRHLSPMQLKEYLNQARVAPFLLDVREPWEYQVCRLEGAQLLPMRQIPTSYQTLDKNRETVVICHHGVRSYQVAYFLEHMGFTNVINLTGGVAAWARDVDPAMPVY encoded by the coding sequence ATGCGCCACCTCTCGCCGATGCAGCTTAAGGAATATCTAAACCAGGCTCGTGTGGCTCCGTTTTTATTAGATGTACGCGAGCCTTGGGAATATCAGGTATGCCGTCTTGAGGGAGCACAACTTCTTCCAATGCGCCAAATTCCGACCTCTTACCAAACCCTTGACAAAAACCGCGAAACGGTGGTGATCTGCCACCACGGAGTGCGGAGTTATCAAGTTGCCTATTTTCTGGAGCATATGGGCTTCACCAACGTGATCAATCTGACTGGAGGCGTGGCCGCGTGGGCACGCGATGTTGATCCTGCCATGCCCGTCTACTGA